The Deltaproteobacteria bacterium DNA segment GGACTTGGGCGCGCGGATCCGGGACGGTTCCTTCCGGGAGGATCTGTATTACCGCTTGAACGTCGTGGAACTGGCCGTCCCGCCGCTGCGGGAGCGCCCGGACGATATCCCCCCGCTGGTCCAACGCTTCGTCTCCGAATTCGCCGCCGGCCGGGAGATCACGGTTCCCGGTGCCATGGTCGTGGAGCTTTCGAGGCGCCCGTGGCCGGGCAACGTGCGGGAGCTGAAGAACGCCTGCGAGCGGATGGTCATCCTGTGCCGCGGCGACGAGGTTACGCTCGACGATCTCCCGCCCGCGCCCCGCGGCGCAGGCGAGGGCGGCGGGGAGGAACCTTCCGGTGAGTGGCCGCCGCTTCCGGCGGAGGGACTCTCCCTGGTGGATCTCGAGAAGCGGGTGATCGAGCGCGCGCTGCGCATGAAGGGGGGGAACATCACACAGGCGGCGGCGTACCTGCGGATCCCCCGGCACATCCTCGTCTACCGGATCGGGAAATACGGGCTTCGCCGCGATGCCTGACCGCACGCGGCGCGGCTTCGCGCAAGGGCTGCTTACGGACCTGTGGCCGATCTTCACGCCGAGGATGGTGCTCTCCGCGTGGATCCCCTGTCTCGTGATCACCGTTCTGCACTACCGCACGGGGGCGCACCACGCGTGGGGACACGACATCCTCCGCCGGCTCTACTACCTGCCGATTCTGTTCGCGGCGTTCGCGGGCGGCTTGCGGGGCGGGATCACCGTTTCCGTGTTCGCCTCCCTGGTCTACCTCCCTCACGCCTTCACGAGCCTCCTGGTGCAGGACCCCGCGGACGCCTTGGAGAAGGGCCTGGAGATCATCCTCTATAATATCGTGGCGGTGGTGGCGGGCCTGCTGGTCGACCGGGAGCGCCGCGAGCGGAAGCAGCAGGAACGGTTGGCGACCCGGCTGGGAGACGCCCTCGCGGAGCAGCGGAGGATCGAAGCGCAGTTGATCCGCGCCGGGAAGCTCGGCGCGCTGGGCGAGATGACGGCGGGGATCGCCCACGAGATCAAGAACCCGCTCCACGCCCTGAAGGGGACCGCGGAGATCCTGCGGGACGCCGTCCCGGAAGGCGTGCCCGAGCGGCGGATGCTCGAGCTGCACATCGAAGAGATCGACCGGCTCGGCCAGACCGCGGACCGGTTCCTCTCCTTCGCCCGGCCGATCCCCGCGGATCGTAGGCCGGTGGAGCCGA contains these protein-coding regions:
- a CDS encoding ATP-binding protein yields the protein MPDRTRRGFAQGLLTDLWPIFTPRMVLSAWIPCLVITVLHYRTGAHHAWGHDILRRLYYLPILFAAFAGGLRGGITVSVFASLVYLPHAFTSLLVQDPADALEKGLEIILYNIVAVVAGLLVDRERRERKQQERLATRLGDALAEQRRIEAQLIRAGKLGALGEMTAGIAHEIKNPLHALKGTAEILRDAVPEGVPERRMLELHIEEIDRLGQTADRFLSFARPIPADRRPVEPTSLIDRVVSLVSTQARKEGVETVVATGGAVDLPKVTGDPDLLVQLLLNIALNGVQAMAPGGGGTLTFSLGTERQGGKEYVQVRVANTGPPIPEENLERVFDPFYTTKDGGTGLGLSICSRIADEHEGTLAVRNLPAGGGAEFSLTLPVAEATDGGQ